The following are encoded in a window of Limibacter armeniacum genomic DNA:
- a CDS encoding DUF2528 family protein yields MPIKEYRCQYDSSYAEVTFEVDTDVFTTESANVLLEYWDWDYDEEADEIEEAIRKWSLECFREAMSRRIDNADQLIDVFDSKPEWPKLDGSIGVKVVNFSPFELREDWLTVDINPQH; encoded by the coding sequence ATGCCAATAAAAGAATATAGATGTCAATACGACTCATCCTATGCCGAGGTCACATTCGAAGTCGATACTGATGTTTTTACTACTGAATCAGCAAATGTACTGCTTGAATATTGGGACTGGGACTATGACGAAGAAGCTGACGAAATCGAAGAGGCAATTAGAAAGTGGTCACTTGAATGTTTTCGTGAAGCGATGTCCAGAAGGATTGATAATGCTGATCAGCTTATTGATGTATTTGACTCAAAACCGGAATGGCCCAAACTGGACGGATCAATAGGTGTAAAAGTTGTCAACTTCAGTCCATTTGAGTTACGAGAGGATTGGCTAACGGTAGACATAAACCCACAACATTAA
- a CDS encoding helix-turn-helix domain-containing protein, giving the protein MSISNRITQFMIEKELTVDQLARELNCSLTTIYDWRKGRSAPKLNNIIQLFEIYPDLNVDWLVTGRGEMLITEEGIRSSESKPKVEEIDSRFEKIEKQLESLKSNTDPFLAMFQMLNQMAKNNGMKLTMNADDQPANRQSGKLAGDTEMSEAEKEIESLNYWVEEYPKRNHNVAA; this is encoded by the coding sequence ATGAGTATTTCAAATCGCATAACACAGTTTATGATTGAAAAAGAATTAACTGTTGATCAATTAGCGCGTGAGTTAAATTGCTCACTAACAACAATATACGATTGGAGGAAAGGAAGAAGCGCTCCAAAGCTGAATAACATAATTCAACTTTTTGAGATTTATCCCGATTTGAATGTTGATTGGTTAGTTACTGGACGTGGGGAAATGCTTATTACTGAAGAAGGAATCAGATCTTCGGAAAGTAAACCTAAAGTTGAAGAAATAGATTCAAGGTTTGAGAAAATTGAAAAACAACTGGAAAGCCTTAAATCAAATACAGACCCTTTTTTGGCCATGTTCCAGATGTTAAATCAGATGGCGAAGAATAATGGAATGAAATTGACCATGAATGCGGATGACCAGCCTGCTAATAGGCAGTCGGGAAAGTTGGCGGGTGATACTGAAATGTCAGAGGCTGAAAAAGAGATAGAATCCTTGAACTATTGGGTAGAAGAATACCCAAAGCGTAACCACAATGTTGCTGCTTAA
- a CDS encoding S49 family peptidase, with protein sequence MNTALISTILNSVWAINQDSVKGFVPLINSILSGRSFWEGKDLAQLREAHRSNTMNYTVASSGVSKQRRFGVVKIHGVVMKNDQQCGPEGTITKSKQIIAFDNDPDIDAILLDIDSPGGQADGTQTLVDTIRNTRKPVAAFVSDGMAASAAMWIASAADEIISSHDTNLIGSIGAMMNYVDDREYWESLGVKFNSIYADDASEKNSEYRALMEGNTEPYKQKILNPLNNAFVNGIKKNRRGKLKLNHKTLFKGAIFTSSEALEVGLIDAIGDENFALKRLSALTDKSNSSKKTNTKMSNITTNKWARTFAALNATELDATEEGVVLNNEQMDTIEQSLAASEAVQTQLETANANLETANSDLSAANENIATLEARIQELEKSPSASSTQPATGNSDNDSSPSTDAEAAHFSTVGKQRQERIARMRK encoded by the coding sequence ATGAATACAGCACTTATTTCTACCATACTTAATAGCGTCTGGGCTATTAATCAAGACTCTGTCAAAGGATTTGTACCACTGATCAACTCCATATTGTCCGGACGTAGTTTCTGGGAAGGAAAAGACCTTGCTCAGCTTCGGGAAGCGCACCGCTCCAACACGATGAATTATACTGTTGCCTCCAGTGGAGTAAGTAAGCAGAGAAGATTCGGGGTTGTCAAGATCCATGGTGTTGTCATGAAGAATGACCAACAGTGTGGCCCTGAGGGGACCATTACCAAATCAAAACAAATTATTGCCTTTGATAATGATCCGGATATTGACGCTATCCTGTTGGATATTGACTCTCCAGGTGGTCAGGCTGATGGTACACAAACATTGGTAGATACAATCCGAAATACCCGTAAACCTGTTGCTGCTTTTGTCAGTGATGGAATGGCCGCTTCTGCTGCTATGTGGATTGCCAGTGCAGCAGATGAGATTATTAGCTCACATGATACCAACCTGATCGGCTCTATTGGTGCAATGATGAATTATGTAGATGACCGTGAGTATTGGGAAAGTTTGGGCGTAAAGTTCAATAGTATTTACGCTGATGATGCCTCAGAAAAAAACAGTGAGTACAGGGCATTGATGGAAGGTAACACTGAACCATATAAGCAAAAAATCCTGAACCCACTTAACAATGCCTTTGTGAACGGTATCAAGAAAAACCGACGTGGAAAGTTGAAGCTAAATCATAAGACCTTGTTCAAAGGAGCCATTTTCACCAGCAGCGAAGCATTGGAAGTTGGTCTGATCGATGCCATTGGAGATGAAAACTTTGCACTCAAAAGGTTATCCGCACTTACAGATAAATCAAATTCTTCAAAAAAGACCAATACCAAAATGTCAAATATCACCACCAACAAATGGGCACGCACTTTTGCAGCTTTAAACGCTACTGAGCTTGACGCTACAGAAGAGGGCGTTGTGCTTAACAACGAACAGATGGATACCATCGAGCAGTCTTTGGCTGCATCAGAAGCGGTACAAACGCAGCTTGAAACTGCCAATGCCAATTTGGAAACAGCCAACTCTGATCTTTCAGCAGCTAACGAAAATATAGCTACGCTTGAGGCTCGTATCCAGGAGCTGGAAAAGAGTCCGTCCGCAAGCAGTACGCAACCAGCTACTGGCAATAGCGACAACGACAGCAGCCCATCTACTGACGCTGAAGCCGCTCACTTTTCTACTGTCGGAAAACAAAGACAGGAGCGTATCGCCAGAATGAGAAAATAA
- a CDS encoding primase-helicase family protein: protein MNTSTILFSQAIEAKMTMDGKNLSKNVIIVLGSETEGIEGSLQGDDIVLVQKFYDLFNYDSMEPVKELTDILDKLTPEVLTILYPSDTRVNKYHPNKDLYKKPAGLTKQIKSFHKAFNYLTKRKGIATKRIVLKVIKADYWQQARTLDRMLFEFPDHEEEIIKSLSSEHENKWFDHVKLADGEMEHLYRYFGIDFQDHTVQDFYNIYNRFGDIDKSEFIYKSCIYQLIRGEIKKIKHVDADKYIQILDKIVLMSVQYLGENADLFVRGMQPTSYESVKRKYGADFIKDIPAYDGLALEPDNTKNYQRRFTTSKGRLEFDYYNVYEPLNVYPGNFKTAEEAAEACPNILSYFHHISQGNAEWDAPILGDRLTVLLDWFRIAYRYPKARLPMVILMSRERGTGKSTLLNLMRYIFGANAMVTDINDLLGRFNSHNAYKTYIGLEEIKVESERDQAMNMLKDLITGHTRLMEPKGVIKSEVSNFAHFIATSNHEDNIMKIDSDDEDRFFMLKPPVLQETKPNMLQMMKEEVPAFLSMLVQTPIHHVNPNARNNSIAEMKMGRLWFNVKHIQTEEFFNVIKHSKPMAMKEVETFMRDLFLNFNVQTVRIHPKVLCDLMKDTAKFKYSPDDIKRVFAEKGYKTLSTSVSFIYIPLDVEKDHKGNLQYIYYREKIKNTSEYRIPKNRYYELQAEDWLTPEEFERIKGKTIDDLNIDEENYLVETAKIHLNGNAEDLVFEYLKAQPINSRWIEMEDLMERFNRKVDNPIKQDQWRKHIQSFHDWSEKDRTVVISDNYDKIQFKPPF, encoded by the coding sequence ATGAATACCTCAACGATACTTTTTTCACAGGCAATTGAAGCTAAGATGACCATGGATGGAAAGAACCTTTCCAAAAATGTAATCATTGTGCTAGGGTCAGAAACCGAAGGAATTGAAGGAAGTTTACAAGGGGATGACATCGTATTGGTTCAAAAGTTTTACGACTTGTTCAATTACGATTCAATGGAGCCAGTAAAAGAGCTGACCGATATCCTGGACAAACTAACTCCTGAAGTACTGACAATACTCTACCCATCTGATACAAGAGTCAACAAATACCACCCAAACAAAGACCTCTATAAAAAGCCCGCAGGTTTGACAAAACAGATCAAGTCATTCCACAAGGCTTTTAACTACCTAACCAAACGGAAAGGTATTGCAACCAAAAGAATCGTACTGAAAGTAATCAAGGCGGACTACTGGCAGCAAGCCCGAACACTGGATAGGATGCTGTTCGAATTTCCGGATCACGAAGAAGAAATCATTAAATCCCTAAGCAGCGAACATGAAAACAAATGGTTTGATCATGTCAAGCTGGCTGATGGAGAAATGGAACACCTGTACCGCTACTTTGGTATCGACTTTCAGGATCACACGGTACAAGACTTCTATAATATCTATAACAGGTTTGGAGATATTGACAAGTCTGAGTTTATCTATAAGTCTTGCATTTACCAACTGATCAGGGGTGAGATCAAAAAGATCAAGCACGTAGATGCAGACAAGTATATTCAAATCTTGGATAAGATTGTACTGATGTCAGTCCAGTATTTGGGCGAAAATGCTGACCTGTTTGTACGAGGCATGCAGCCAACTTCCTACGAATCGGTAAAAAGGAAATATGGAGCGGATTTTATCAAAGACATCCCCGCTTATGATGGGCTGGCGCTTGAGCCGGACAACACCAAGAACTACCAACGGAGGTTTACCACCAGCAAAGGCAGGTTGGAGTTTGACTATTACAATGTCTACGAACCGCTGAATGTTTATCCTGGCAATTTCAAAACTGCTGAAGAAGCAGCAGAAGCATGTCCCAATATCCTAAGCTATTTCCACCATATCTCACAAGGGAATGCGGAATGGGATGCACCAATATTGGGAGACAGATTAACGGTATTGCTTGACTGGTTCCGGATTGCCTATCGCTATCCAAAAGCCAGACTCCCTATGGTCATCCTGATGAGCCGCGAGCGTGGAACAGGTAAGTCAACCTTACTCAACCTGATGCGATACATCTTTGGAGCCAATGCCATGGTTACTGATATCAACGACCTGTTAGGCAGGTTCAACTCACACAACGCTTACAAGACATATATAGGTCTGGAAGAAATTAAGGTAGAAAGTGAAAGAGACCAGGCGATGAACATGCTAAAGGATTTGATCACAGGACACACAAGATTGATGGAACCAAAAGGTGTGATCAAGTCTGAAGTATCCAACTTTGCTCACTTCATAGCCACCTCAAACCATGAGGATAATATCATGAAGATTGACTCTGATGATGAGGACCGTTTCTTTATGCTGAAACCGCCAGTACTACAAGAGACAAAACCAAACATGCTGCAGATGATGAAGGAAGAAGTCCCTGCATTCCTGAGCATGTTAGTCCAGACTCCTATCCACCATGTAAACCCCAATGCCCGAAACAACAGCATTGCCGAAATGAAGATGGGCCGTCTTTGGTTCAATGTAAAGCACATTCAAACGGAAGAGTTTTTCAATGTGATCAAGCATTCAAAGCCAATGGCCATGAAAGAGGTCGAAACCTTTATGAGAGACCTTTTCCTCAACTTCAATGTGCAAACGGTCAGGATACACCCAAAGGTACTTTGTGACCTGATGAAAGACACCGCCAAGTTTAAGTACAGCCCTGATGACATCAAGCGAGTGTTTGCAGAAAAAGGATACAAAACCCTAAGTACAAGTGTGTCATTTATCTACATCCCTTTGGATGTGGAAAAAGACCATAAAGGCAACCTTCAGTACATCTATTACAGAGAGAAAATCAAGAACACCAGCGAGTACAGGATTCCCAAAAACCGCTATTACGAGCTTCAAGCTGAAGATTGGTTAACACCTGAAGAATTTGAAAGAATCAAGGGTAAGACAATCGACGACCTGAACATTGATGAGGAAAACTACTTGGTTGAAACCGCCAAAATTCACCTGAACGGCAACGCTGAAGACCTGGTATTTGAATACCTCAAAGCTCAGCCAATTAACAGCAGGTGGATAGAAATGGAAGACTTGATGGAAAGGTTTAACCGAAAGGTAGATAACCCAATCAAACAGGATCAATGGCGCAAGCATATACAGAGCTTTCACGACTGGAGCGAGAAAGACAGAACAGTAGTGATCTCAGACAATTACGACAAGATTCAATTTAAACCTCCTTTCTAA